The following are encoded in a window of Ruminiclostridium herbifermentans genomic DNA:
- the mutL gene encoding DNA mismatch repair endonuclease MutL, whose protein sequence is MGKIIVLDENTSNKIAAGEVVERPASVIKELVENSIDAGATSISVDIKNGGISYIKVTDNGSGMDEDDVEIAFERHATSKIKRAEDLDSIITMGFRGEALASIAAVSSVELQTKTASSTYGMYVHVVGGVFKEVRQTGCPVGTTFIVKDLFFNTPARYKFLKKDSTEATYISDTISRIALGNPNIAFKLTSGKSTLVHTPGNNDLKSAIFSVYGKEILKELLEVDYQDERFKISGYVGKPESARANRNYQSLYINKRYVKSRTVSYAVEQAYSSILMKNKFPFFVLNIELNPGLVDANVHPAKMDVRFADESYLSRAIYMAVSKALNSSSLFNPVSVPAKDRELFKIKITYTKKEYIQEQLIKQKYTMNEADDFTAGTIATQSKPQISTDTPAIEQKKYIQPQYSEFAAPKEKAAALNDISNNVIDKSHEIRMFTKALEPLAKKDIIKNVKDVSESTEKENAGHREIIANASQYISGNYNVNQDMTCNDNKISENCDKNSYNSIDTLVCKDLKSEAENNTDGISDITSKDNSNQSLLTENDRTNSLVSIEKEHKDYNSEIRDDIKKTYIKKTYNEETYNTDTLSDSDSEKTQLELADMKYIGQAFSTYIILQNGNELVLVDQHAAHERIIFEKLKTKFETQENTTQLLLEPVVIQLQAFELESIKSNIELFNKIGFVFEDFGNNSIILRGIPYLMEGYSPKEIFLELADKIQESVKPVNTPVADEMIHTIACKAAIKANKKLDDKEVHQLLTELANTGRRYTCPHGRPTIVRLTKYEIEKMFKRII, encoded by the coding sequence GTGGGAAAGATTATTGTGCTGGATGAAAATACATCAAATAAAATAGCAGCAGGAGAAGTGGTTGAAAGGCCGGCTTCTGTTATTAAAGAGTTAGTTGAGAATTCTATTGATGCCGGTGCAACAAGTATTTCAGTAGATATTAAGAATGGTGGAATATCCTACATTAAGGTTACTGATAATGGCAGCGGTATGGATGAGGATGATGTTGAAATTGCTTTTGAGAGACATGCTACTAGTAAAATTAAAAGGGCGGAAGATTTAGATTCTATAATTACAATGGGTTTTAGGGGAGAAGCATTAGCAAGTATTGCTGCCGTTTCTTCTGTAGAACTACAAACTAAAACTGCAAGCAGCACTTATGGAATGTACGTTCATGTTGTTGGCGGTGTTTTTAAAGAAGTAAGGCAGACAGGATGTCCTGTCGGCACAACCTTTATTGTAAAGGATTTGTTTTTTAACACACCAGCAAGATATAAATTTTTAAAAAAGGATTCCACTGAAGCTACGTATATATCTGATACTATTTCTAGAATAGCGTTAGGAAATCCTAATATAGCTTTTAAATTAACAAGCGGAAAATCAACCTTGGTTCATACCCCAGGAAATAATGATTTAAAAAGTGCAATTTTTAGCGTATACGGAAAAGAAATTTTAAAGGAACTCTTAGAGGTTGATTATCAAGACGAAAGATTTAAAATTTCTGGTTATGTGGGAAAACCTGAGTCAGCTAGAGCTAACAGAAATTATCAATCACTTTATATAAATAAACGATATGTTAAAAGCAGAACGGTTTCATATGCGGTAGAACAAGCATATTCCAGTATTCTTATGAAAAATAAATTTCCATTTTTCGTTTTGAATATTGAACTTAATCCTGGGTTAGTTGATGCAAATGTACATCCTGCAAAAATGGACGTAAGGTTTGCAGATGAAAGTTATTTATCAAGAGCAATATATATGGCAGTTTCAAAGGCACTTAACTCAAGCAGCTTATTTAATCCTGTTTCAGTGCCTGCAAAGGACAGAGAACTGTTTAAAATAAAAATTACATATACTAAAAAGGAATATATACAGGAACAGCTTATAAAACAAAAGTATACTATGAATGAGGCTGATGATTTTACTGCAGGTACCATAGCAACTCAATCAAAGCCTCAAATTTCAACAGACACACCTGCAATTGAACAAAAAAAGTATATTCAGCCACAGTATAGTGAGTTTGCTGCGCCAAAAGAAAAAGCTGCGGCTTTAAATGACATTTCAAATAATGTTATAGACAAATCTCATGAAATAAGGATGTTTACTAAAGCTTTAGAGCCTCTGGCAAAGAAGGATATAATAAAAAATGTAAAGGATGTGTCTGAAAGTACCGAAAAAGAAAACGCTGGTCATAGAGAAATAATTGCTAATGCTTCGCAATATATCTCTGGTAATTACAATGTTAATCAAGATATGACCTGTAATGATAATAAAATTTCAGAAAATTGTGATAAAAACAGTTACAATTCTATAGATACATTAGTATGTAAGGATTTAAAAAGTGAAGCTGAAAATAATACAGATGGGATATCTGATATTACTTCGAAAGATAATTCTAATCAAAGCTTATTAACCGAAAATGACAGAACTAATTCTTTAGTTTCCATAGAAAAAGAGCATAAAGATTATAATTCTGAAATCAGAGATGACATTAAAAAAACATATATTAAAAAAACATATAATGAAGAAACATATAATACTGATACTTTATCTGATTCTGACTCTGAAAAAACACAGCTTGAGTTAGCAGATATGAAATATATAGGACAAGCTTTTTCAACCTACATAATACTTCAAAATGGTAATGAACTAGTTTTGGTTGATCAGCATGCTGCACATGAAAGAATAATATTTGAAAAGCTAAAAACTAAATTTGAGACACAGGAAAATACAACTCAATTGTTGCTTGAACCTGTTGTAATTCAGCTTCAAGCCTTTGAACTTGAATCAATAAAATCTAATATTGAACTGTTTAATAAAATAGGTTTTGTTTTTGAGGATTTTGGAAACAATTCAATTATATTAAGGGGTATACCATATCTAATGGAGGGATATTCACCAAAAGAGATATTTCTGGAATTAGCCGATAAAATTCAGGAGTCTGTTAAGCCTGTTAATACGCCAGTTGCAGACGAAATGATTCACACCATAGCGTGTAAAGCGGCAATAAAAGCAAACAAGAAGCTTGATGATAAAGAAGTTCATCAGCTATTGACTGAACTGGCTAACACAGGCAGGAGGTATACTTGCCCCCATGGCCGTCCCACAATAGTACGCTTAACAAAATATGAAATAGAAAAAATGTTTAAAAGGATTATATAA
- the mutS gene encoding DNA mismatch repair protein MutS has product MATVTPMMQQYLDIKEQYKDCILFFRLGDFYEMFFSDAEIASRELEITLTGKDCGLDERAPMCGVPFHSADGYVARLISKGFKVAICEQVEDASVAKGLVKRDVIKVVTPGTVTDIAMLDDRKNNYLMSICKNGNFYGIAAVDITTGEFNATRITWGNTKGKLLDEIAKYLPSELVVNSEFNKDTEFLAQINVRFNIYITELEDSLFEYGSSNEILKSHFTDFKVNLTEYDISVNASGALLRYLVTTQKVSLSHIQNFNSYNIEEYMVLDAATRRNLELTETMREKSKKGSLLWVLDKTMTSMGGRLIRKWIEQPLVNLEDIKLRLNAVDEFKNKFMARVETRELLKRVYDIERLMGKVVLGSVNCRDLIALKNSINQIPYIKDILKDFEAPYNKYCFEQLDSLDDVRNLIEASIIDEPPITIKEGGIIKAGYNDEVDKLRTASTQGKDWIAAIEAAEREKTGIKNLKVGFNKVFGYFIEVTKSYFSLVPAEYIRKQTLANCERYITPELKEIEETILGAEEKIVQLEYNLFVEIKEAIAAQITRIKLTAKALAELDALASLAEVADRENYCMPEVTDGDEIQIVDGRHPVVEKMVDKSSFVPNDTVLDKEDDRLAIITGPNMAGKSTYMRQTALIVLMAQIGSFVPATTAKIGLVDRIFTRVGASDDLASGQSTFMVEMSEVANILKNATKNSLLILDEIGRGTSTFDGLSIAWAVIEYIVNKEKLGCRTLFATHYHELTELEGKLSGIKNYCITVKEKGEDVIFLRKIIRGGADGSYGIQVARLAGVPLEVIDRAKEILIELDAADVNKNGRHHKTKKQFEGQMDLFAAAAKASQNNEVLEEIKKIDLSRLTPIDAMNILYDLQRKMNA; this is encoded by the coding sequence ATGGCTACTGTTACTCCGATGATGCAACAGTATCTTGATATAAAAGAACAATATAAGGATTGTATTTTATTTTTTCGGTTAGGGGATTTCTATGAAATGTTCTTTTCTGATGCAGAGATAGCATCAAGAGAACTAGAAATAACTTTGACAGGAAAAGATTGTGGTTTAGATGAAAGGGCTCCCATGTGCGGTGTCCCTTTTCATTCAGCAGATGGCTATGTGGCAAGGCTTATTTCAAAGGGCTTTAAGGTTGCTATATGTGAACAGGTAGAAGATGCTTCTGTTGCAAAGGGTCTAGTTAAAAGAGATGTAATCAAGGTAGTAACACCAGGTACTGTTACAGATATTGCAATGCTTGATGACAGAAAAAATAATTATCTTATGTCAATATGTAAAAATGGGAATTTTTATGGGATAGCTGCTGTTGATATAACTACCGGTGAATTTAATGCTACTAGAATTACTTGGGGAAATACCAAAGGCAAGCTTCTTGATGAAATAGCTAAATATTTACCTTCTGAATTGGTTGTAAACAGTGAGTTTAATAAGGATACTGAATTTTTAGCCCAAATAAATGTAAGATTTAATATATACATAACAGAATTGGAAGACAGCTTGTTTGAATACGGATCATCAAACGAAATTCTAAAGTCCCATTTTACTGATTTTAAAGTGAATTTAACCGAGTATGATATTTCTGTAAATGCTTCTGGTGCTTTATTAAGATACTTAGTAACAACTCAAAAGGTAAGTCTTAGTCATATACAGAATTTTAATTCATACAACATTGAGGAATATATGGTTTTAGATGCTGCTACACGCAGAAACTTAGAGTTAACTGAAACCATGAGAGAAAAGTCAAAAAAGGGTTCATTACTGTGGGTGCTTGATAAAACCATGACTTCTATGGGCGGTAGGCTTATTAGAAAATGGATTGAACAGCCTCTTGTAAATTTAGAAGATATAAAGCTGCGCTTAAATGCAGTTGATGAATTCAAGAATAAATTTATGGCACGTGTTGAAACCAGAGAACTCTTGAAAAGAGTATACGATATAGAGAGGCTAATGGGCAAAGTAGTACTTGGCAGCGTAAATTGCAGAGATCTGATTGCTCTTAAAAATTCAATAAATCAGATTCCTTACATAAAGGATATTTTGAAGGATTTCGAAGCACCTTATAACAAATACTGCTTTGAACAATTAGATTCTCTTGATGATGTCAGAAATTTGATAGAAGCTTCTATAATAGACGAACCGCCCATCACAATTAAAGAGGGTGGCATAATTAAAGCTGGCTACAATGATGAAGTGGACAAGCTAAGAACAGCATCTACACAAGGTAAGGACTGGATAGCTGCTATAGAAGCTGCTGAAAGAGAAAAGACAGGTATCAAGAACCTTAAGGTTGGATTTAATAAGGTTTTTGGTTATTTTATAGAAGTAACAAAATCATATTTTTCGCTAGTACCAGCGGAGTATATTCGCAAGCAAACTCTTGCAAACTGTGAAAGATATATAACTCCTGAGTTAAAGGAGATAGAAGAAACAATTCTAGGTGCAGAGGAAAAAATAGTTCAGCTTGAATACAACTTATTTGTTGAGATCAAAGAAGCTATAGCTGCCCAAATAACAAGAATCAAATTGACAGCAAAGGCATTAGCTGAGCTTGATGCACTAGCATCCTTAGCCGAAGTTGCAGACAGAGAGAATTATTGTATGCCTGAAGTAACTGACGGTGATGAAATACAAATTGTTGACGGCAGGCATCCTGTGGTTGAAAAAATGGTTGATAAAAGTAGCTTTGTGCCCAATGACACAGTGCTAGATAAGGAAGATGACAGACTTGCCATTATCACAGGCCCAAACATGGCAGGAAAGTCCACTTATATGAGACAGACAGCTTTAATTGTGCTCATGGCACAAATTGGAAGCTTTGTGCCTGCAACTACTGCTAAAATAGGTTTAGTGGATAGAATATTTACAAGAGTAGGAGCTTCTGATGATTTGGCTTCTGGTCAAAGTACATTTATGGTTGAAATGTCTGAAGTTGCAAATATTCTAAAGAATGCAACTAAGAATAGTCTGCTTATACTTGATGAAATAGGAAGAGGAACCAGCACCTTTGATGGACTCAGTATTGCATGGGCTGTTATAGAATATATAGTAAACAAAGAAAAATTAGGGTGCAGGACACTTTTTGCAACCCACTACCATGAATTAACTGAACTGGAAGGGAAGCTATCTGGCATTAAAAATTATTGCATTACAGTAAAGGAAAAGGGCGAGGATGTTATATTTCTTCGTAAGATTATCAGAGGCGGTGCTGACGGCAGCTATGGAATTCAGGTTGCAAGGCTTGCTGGTGTTCCTTTAGAAGTAATAGACAGAGCTAAAGAAATACTAATTGAGTTAGACGCAGCTGATGTTAACAAAAATGGAAGACACCATAAGACAAAAAAGCAGTTTGAGGGTCAGATGGACTTGTTTGCAGCTGCGGCAAAAGCATCACAGAATAATGAAGTGTTAGAGGAAATAAAGAAAATTGACTTATCTAGATTAACGCCTATTGATGCAATGAATATTTTGTACGATTTGCAGAGGAAGATGAATGCATAA
- a CDS encoding YlbF family regulator, with amino-acid sequence MDITEKARELGLMMAESKEMKAYNSAEAAMKADEKSNKLMKEYKQLQIEMVKATRENAGAEAIDKAKIKLLEKQQEINDYEITNNYLVSKANLEALMKKVNDIIVYSITGESGCTDDKCKTCGGGCKG; translated from the coding sequence ATGGATATTACAGAAAAGGCAAGAGAACTTGGATTAATGATGGCAGAGTCAAAGGAAATGAAAGCATATAACAGCGCTGAAGCGGCAATGAAAGCAGACGAAAAGTCAAATAAACTTATGAAGGAATATAAGCAGCTTCAAATAGAAATGGTTAAGGCTACACGTGAAAACGCAGGAGCAGAGGCAATTGACAAAGCTAAAATAAAATTATTGGAAAAGCAGCAGGAAATTAATGATTATGAAATAACTAATAATTATCTTGTTTCAAAGGCAAATTTAGAGGCATTAATGAAAAAAGTAAATGATATTATTGTCTACTCAATAACAGGTGAAAGTGGCTGCACAGATGATAAATGCAAAACCTGTGGTGGCGGCTGTAAAGGTTAA
- the miaB gene encoding tRNA (N6-isopentenyl adenosine(37)-C2)-methylthiotransferase MiaB: protein MSEGKRVTTKVSAEEINAQYKYIEAIKQYVQDLTIKLGKPIRYNIETFGCQMNENDSERLAGMLSEMGYSECDDRSDSDLIIFNTCCVRENAEQKVYGHLGALKKLKEVNPNLIIAICGCMMQQPEVVAHIKKVYRHVDIIFGTHNLYKLPELLNTAIASDKMVIDVWDSTGSIAENMPISRKDKLKAWVTVMYGCNNFCSYCIVPYVRGRERSRGIDEIRNEVIKLAEDGCKEITLLGQNVNSYGKDLEGDYTFANLLRELNKIDGIERIRFMTSHPKDLSDDLIYAIRDCEKVCEHLHLPVQAGSSKILEDMNRKYSKEQYLSLIAKVKEHIPDIGLTTDIIVGFPGETEEDFAETLDVVSKAKYDMAYTFLYSKRTGTPAAKNPNQVPEEVMKDRFDRLLELQNSISLQINNELLGKEVEVLVEGLSKNSKTTYTGRTRQNKIVNFKGSPDLVGKLIKVRIDGIQTWSLNGTLD, encoded by the coding sequence TTGAGCGAAGGAAAAAGAGTTACAACAAAAGTATCTGCAGAAGAAATTAACGCGCAGTACAAATATATAGAAGCTATTAAGCAATATGTACAAGATTTAACTATAAAGTTAGGTAAACCAATTAGATACAACATTGAAACTTTTGGTTGTCAAATGAATGAAAATGATTCGGAACGTCTTGCAGGAATGCTTTCCGAAATGGGATATTCTGAATGTGATGATCGTTCAGACAGTGACTTAATTATATTCAACACTTGTTGTGTTCGCGAAAATGCCGAGCAAAAGGTTTATGGACATCTAGGAGCTTTAAAAAAGTTGAAAGAAGTAAATCCAAATCTTATTATTGCTATATGCGGCTGTATGATGCAGCAGCCAGAAGTTGTTGCGCATATAAAAAAGGTGTACCGACATGTTGACATAATATTCGGCACACACAATTTATATAAACTTCCTGAATTACTCAATACTGCAATTGCGTCTGATAAAATGGTTATTGATGTTTGGGATTCAACAGGTTCAATTGCTGAAAACATGCCTATTAGCAGAAAAGATAAACTCAAAGCTTGGGTAACTGTTATGTATGGCTGTAATAATTTCTGCTCCTATTGTATTGTGCCATATGTCAGAGGAAGAGAACGCAGCAGGGGAATTGATGAAATAAGAAACGAAGTAATAAAATTGGCTGAGGATGGATGTAAAGAAATAACTTTATTAGGTCAAAATGTAAATTCCTATGGTAAGGATTTAGAAGGAGATTACACCTTTGCCAACCTATTAAGGGAGTTAAATAAAATTGATGGTATCGAACGAATCAGATTTATGACTTCTCATCCTAAAGACTTATCAGATGATTTGATTTATGCCATTCGTGACTGTGAAAAGGTTTGCGAGCATTTACATTTGCCTGTTCAGGCTGGAAGTTCTAAAATTCTTGAGGACATGAATAGAAAATATTCAAAAGAACAGTATTTGAGTTTAATTGCAAAGGTTAAAGAGCATATACCTGATATTGGCTTGACTACTGATATTATAGTTGGATTTCCTGGCGAAACTGAAGAGGACTTTGCAGAAACATTAGATGTTGTTTCTAAGGCAAAATATGATATGGCATATACTTTCCTATACTCAAAGAGGACTGGTACGCCGGCAGCAAAGAATCCAAATCAAGTTCCTGAAGAGGTTATGAAAGATAGATTTGATAGATTATTGGAGTTACAAAATTCCATAAGTCTTCAGATTAATAATGAACTTCTGGGAAAAGAAGTGGAAGTACTTGTAGAGGGGCTTAGTAAAAACAGCAAAACCACTTATACTGGCAGAACAAGACAAAATAAAATTGTTAATTTTAAAGGAAGTCCTGATTTAGTTGGAAAGCTGATAAAGGTCAGAATTGATGGAATACAGACATGGTCGTTAAATGGAACCCTTGATTAG
- a CDS encoding GNAT family N-acetyltransferase, with protein MGVRLASIHDVEAMSYVHARTWKGAYDKFIPIEYLNNISDDGWVELFTRVIEHNIHEAAVFEQDGRITGTISYGKEMTKLDCPNCDEGEIISLYVLPEYWSKKQGYELTRFAINRLKQHGCKSCYLWVIKENYRAVNFYKKYGFLTTNEVSTFVYAGVEVLLEKYKMYL; from the coding sequence ATGGGCGTACGTTTAGCAAGTATTCACGATGTAGAAGCAATGAGCTATGTACATGCTAGAACATGGAAAGGCGCATATGATAAATTTATTCCAATAGAATATCTTAATAATATTTCAGATGACGGCTGGGTAGAACTATTTACAAGAGTAATTGAACATAATATTCATGAAGCTGCAGTTTTTGAGCAAGATGGAAGGATTACTGGTACAATTAGCTATGGAAAAGAAATGACAAAGCTAGATTGCCCAAATTGTGATGAAGGCGAGATTATTTCATTGTATGTATTACCTGAATACTGGTCGAAAAAGCAAGGTTATGAATTGACCAGATTTGCAATAAACAGGTTAAAGCAGCATGGCTGCAAAAGCTGCTATTTATGGGTTATTAAAGAAAACTATAGAGCTGTTAACTTTTATAAAAAATATGGATTTCTTACTACCAATGAGGTAAGTACTTTTGTATATGCTGGAGTTGAGGTTCTTTTAGAAAAATATAAAATGTATTTATAA